One part of the Candidatus Hydrogenedentota bacterium genome encodes these proteins:
- a CDS encoding transcription antitermination protein NusB produces the protein MRNPARKNLPGKRAWARRCAAQALYQWQLTGQEPTRIATQFLADQDLGKADPDYFRELVFRVPAHAEEIDAALTPFLDRPITQVDPVERAILRIGGYELMR, from the coding sequence GTGCGCAATCCCGCTCGCAAGAACCTGCCCGGCAAGCGCGCTTGGGCGCGGCGTTGCGCCGCGCAGGCGCTGTATCAGTGGCAATTGACCGGCCAGGAGCCGACCCGGATCGCGACCCAGTTTTTGGCCGATCAGGATTTGGGCAAAGCCGATCCCGATTATTTCCGGGAGCTGGTTTTTCGAGTCCCGGCTCATGCCGAGGAAATCGATGCCGCGCTGACCCCGTTCCTGGATCGGCCGATCACCCAAGTCGATCCGGTGGAGCGCGCCATTCTGCGCATCGGCGGCTACGAGCTGATGCGG